In Desulfovibrio inopinatus DSM 10711, the sequence GCCCACAAAGTCGTCAAGCGCCTGGAGGACTTTTGAAACAATATCTTGAGTGCTTTCCGTGGAGTATTCGACAATGGCATCTCGAAAACGATCCTTGCCGAACATGATTCCATCTTCATTTCGAGCTTCCCATATGCCGTCCGTGGCGAGCACAAGCAATGCTCCAGGCGGAAGGCATTTGGGGCCTTCGGTTTTGTATTTCGCGTCCTCAATCGCTCCCAAGGGCAAACCCGAACCAGATAATTCATAAAACGACTTACTGACGGGATCATACACCAATGCGGGGTCGTGCCCTGCTCTCGCCCATCGGACACAACGATTTTCGTGAAGTATCTCAAGATAGAAAAGCGTGACAAATTGTCCAGTACCAACGACATCTTGGGCAAGCATCTCGTTGACTTTGCCAAGACGCTCAGCCGGATCGCCACACGGTGCCATTCGAAGAAAAGCACGTGCTGCAGCCATAAGCAGCGCCGGTCCAATACCATGCCCGGCCACGTCTGCAACAACGATAGCCGTACCGTTTTGAGTTGGAATAAAATCGTAATAATCACCACCGGTTTCATCACAATACACGCTGGACGCTGCAATCTGAAGTCCGGGGATGACGGGAGGCGTATCTGGAAGAAGTCCTTTTTGGACTTGCTCCGCCACACGCAAAGCCCCCATGAGTTTGAGTCTGTGCTGCAAGGCCTCAATCATGGAATTTGTATAAACAGCAATAACACCGAATTCATTACTTGCAGCCACTGGAACGGATCGATCCAGACGCCCTTTGGCCACTCGCTCTAATATTCGAGTCTGCAACCCAAAAAGCATTGAAAGATTCGTCGAATAGAGATGGATGAGGCGCATAACCTCGAACAATAATACAAACAGAACAAAAACAATCTCTAACAGTACAGACTGACGAGCCTGGTCAATCACCCAGTCGTTGCCCCCCATCTCTGTCACCCAACGGACATCGTTAAACCAGATAAGACCAAGGATGACTGAAACGAAAATGGTCGTACAGATGGCAACAAAGGTAAAAGAACGAGTTAAAGGGCGAAACGCTGTTGGTGGCTCGTATTCGGCATTTCCCAAAGCGGCCTGAGAGAGAAGAGTACGTTGACGCGACAAAGCGCCTTCAAGTCCAAAGAAAAAACCAGATGCAAGAATGCCGGTCATAAGTTGAGCCGGGCTTACGAAAGGAAAATGAAACCACCAATATAAAATATTGGATGACACAATCCCAGCCAAAATAACAAGACCGTAGTCCAACCAGAATTGTCGTCGCGGCTGCGCCAGTCGCGGTTGAGACAAAACCAACCGCCTCTCCAATGGACCTCGAAGAAAAAAAGCAGGCACGAAGCCGATGAAAATGAGTGTCCCCAATAGCACGGGGGACAGGCTGTCAATAAATGGTCAGACCTGTCCCCCGTAGAGGGCCATTACAGCAGTAATGACAATACTTCCAGTAATAAACAATCCCGGCCTATCTGTAATGATGGAGCGAAAATTCATGGAGGTTCCTCCAGTTCCGCCACATGCCAGAGTCGGCCAGGCGGTAATTATTTCGATTTCTTCTTTGGGCTCCGCATGGTGTACCGCTTGGTCGCGGACAGTTCGAGCTTCCGCAAACGAATGGACACCGGCGTGACTTCAACCAGCTCATCTTCTTTGACGAAGTGAATGGCCCGTTCAAGAGTCATAGGCTTTACTGGTGATAAAACGATATTCTCGTCTTTGCCTGCAGCCCGCATATTGGTCAACTTCTTTTCTTTCGTTGGGTTGACGTCAATATCATTGTCGCGGTTATGCTCACCGACAATCAGCCCTTCATACACAGGATCATTAGGAACAACGAAGAGCTGACCTCGTGGCTCCAGATTGTACAAAGCATATGCCACCGCCGAGCCAGGACGGTCGCACACAATGGAGCCGGTGAACCGAGACGGAAAATCGCCACGGTATTCCTCATGCCCTTCAAGATACGAGTTCATGATACCGGTTCCTTTGGTATCGGTTAAAAATTCATCTCGATATCCAATGAGGCCACGCGACGGAATGCTGAATTCGAGACGAACGCGTCCCGAACCATGATTGATAAGATTGACCATGCGACCTTTTCGGATGGACAACTTTTCCGTCACCACGCCGGTAAAATTCTCGTCACAATCGATAAAAAGGCGTTCGATAGGCTCAAGCTTTTTGCCGTCTTCATACTTATAAATGACTTCAGGCCGCCCCACGCTCA encodes:
- a CDS encoding PP2C family protein-serine/threonine phosphatase codes for the protein MDSLSPVLLGTLIFIGFVPAFFLRGPLERRLVLSQPRLAQPRRQFWLDYGLVILAGIVSSNILYWWFHFPFVSPAQLMTGILASGFFFGLEGALSRQRTLLSQAALGNAEYEPPTAFRPLTRSFTFVAICTTIFVSVILGLIWFNDVRWVTEMGGNDWVIDQARQSVLLEIVFVLFVLLFEVMRLIHLYSTNLSMLFGLQTRILERVAKGRLDRSVPVAASNEFGVIAVYTNSMIEALQHRLKLMGALRVAEQVQKGLLPDTPPVIPGLQIAASSVYCDETGGDYYDFIPTQNGTAIVVADVAGHGIGPALLMAAARAFLRMAPCGDPAERLGKVNEMLAQDVVGTGQFVTLFYLEILHENRCVRWARAGHDPALVYDPVSKSFYELSGSGLPLGAIEDAKYKTEGPKCLPPGALLVLATDGIWEARNEDGIMFGKDRFRDAIVEYSTESTQDIVSKVLQALDDFVGQEPYDDDITLVVIRFLSEA